From one Musa acuminata AAA Group cultivar baxijiao chromosome BXJ2-6, Cavendish_Baxijiao_AAA, whole genome shotgun sequence genomic stretch:
- the LOC103988907 gene encoding leucine-rich repeat receptor-like kinase protein THICK TASSEL DWARF1, with the protein MTTTMECHCLLRPRRLLLVSLWSMVLASAGVVGILDPVDFLALQAIRKGLEDMPGSSFFAAWDFTADPCTFSGVLCDGDRVVALALGDPRAGSPGLQGRLDPALGRLSALAELSLVPGRVTGPVPDALARCSDLRFLALSKNLLSGPIPPTLGALTHLRTLDLSYNQLTGPVPTAFAAAPALSNLILCHNQLSGPLPPFPDSSSALLRLDLKHNQLSGPVPPLPPSLQYLALGSNALTGAVDAVLPCLTRLNFLDLSSNQLQGPIPGSVFALPLAKLQLQRNAFSGPVAPDGDVIIPVVDLSYNRLWGRLPPQLAAVGRLYLNNNRFTGEVPSRLVQGLTNGMQLLYLQHNFLTGLEIGPAAAATIPVGASLCLQYNCMAPPFDAPCPLKAGNQRMRPVDQCPDWRG; encoded by the coding sequence ATGACGACGACGATGGAGTGCCACTGCTTACTGAGACCTCGCCGCCTCTTGTTGGTCTCATTGTGGTCGATGGTGTTGGCGTCGGCGGGCGTGGTGGGGATTCTTGACCCGGTGGACTTCCTGGCGCTGCAGGCGATCCGGAAGGGCCTCGAGGACATGCCCGGGTCGAGCTTCTTCGCGGCATGGGACTTCACCGCCGACCCCTGCACCTTTTCCGGGGTCTTATGCGACGGGGACCGCGTGGTGGCGCTAGCTCTGGGCGACCCCCGCGCGGGCTCCCCGGGTCTCCAGGGCCGCCTCGATCCCGCCCTCGGCCGCCTCTCCGCCCTCGCCGAGCTCTCCCTCGTCCCCGGCCGCGTCACGGGCCCCGTTCCCGACGCCCTCGCCCGCTGCTCCGATCTCCGCTTCCTCGCCCTCAGCAAGAACCTCCTCTCCGGGCCCATTCCTCCCACCCTCGGCGCCCTCACCCACCTCCGCACCCTCGACCTTAGCTACAACCAGCTCACCGGCCCCGTCCCCACGGCCTTCGCCGCCGCTCCTGCCCTCTCCAACCTCATCCTCTGCCACAACCAGCTCTCCGGGCCCCTCCCGCCCTTCCCGGACTCCTCCAGCGCCCTCCTCCGCCTCGACCTTAAGCACAACCAGCTCTCGGGCCCCGTGCCGCCTCTGCCGCCGTCCCTACAGTACCTCGCCCTCGGCTCCAACGCGCTCACCGGCGCCGTGGACGCCGTCCTCCCCTGCCTCACCCGCCTCAACTTCCTCGACCTCAGCTCCAACCAGCTCCAGGGCCCCATCCCCGGGAGCGTGTTCGCGCTCCCGCTCGCGAAGCTCCAGCTGCAGCGGAACGCCTTCTCCGGGCCGGTGGCGCCCGATGGGGACGTGATCATCCCGGTGGTGGACCTGAGCTACAACCGGCTGTgggggcgcctgccgccgcagctgGCCGCAGTGGGGCGGCTCTACCTTAACAACAACCGGTTCACCGGTGAGGTGCCCAGCCGGCTGGTGCAGGGGCTCACCAACGGGATGCAGCTGCTCTACCTCCAGCACAACTTCCTCACCGGGCTCGAGATCGGCCCTGCGGCGGCGGCCACCATCCCGGTGGGGGcgtcgctgtgcctgcagtacaaCTGCATGGCACCGCCCTTCGACGCACCTTGTCCGCTCAAGGCCGGCAATCAGAGGATGCGCCCCGTCGACCAGTGTCCCGACTGGAGAGGCTAA